A genomic region of Papaver somniferum cultivar HN1 chromosome 7, ASM357369v1, whole genome shotgun sequence contains the following coding sequences:
- the LOC113298043 gene encoding kanadaptin-like, with protein sequence MKEAMGPPPPKNPNPSISSLADTGTQDPNSSSSSNSGTMKIPMGPPPPKNPNPSKIDAEIDGGIQENTTSTATTTSTANTSIIDERQSDDEGKNEVTESKENTLEISKPKPTKSSDPVNVTVPYSIPPWSAPPRHPFFFEVLKDGSIIDQFDVSTKGAYMFGRVDLCDFVLDHPTISRFHAVLQFKQSGDAYLYDLASTHGTSINKNQVKIKTYTDLHVGDVVRFGLSSRLYIFQGPSELMPPERDLNKIRSAKIREEAQDREASLRRAKLEASLADGISWGLSEDVIEEAEEVTEEITWQTYKGQLTERQEKTREKIIKRTEKIANMKKEIDAIRSKDISQGGLTQGQQTQIARNEQRMSQILEELESLEETLNESIQESLGARGGKRLGKNKGAIEDEDEASSDEDDFYDRTKKKPIQKAGESTSVETADTLLDKKDAIVSEIESKASLLSSERNKVIPEVERTVENGDDALDAYMTGLSSQLVLDTTTQLQAEISSLQTELDRILYLLKIADPTGEASKRRISKTEVSTSKEAGATSPVTEKLPVEKKKSSATLQKPKDGPILKLESPSVIATTQEPKPLRKDETEVTGVKESKFAVYVATKPVWLGATDNIKNKDSQQVEVPLDINEPDQFVDYKDRKKTLEKVTNSSMNPVLEIEDAAPGLIIRKRKHAEEPKQHDDKDPETTASLSVEAASTAADAVALLLKHKKGYFASEDMEENESIKIIAHPNKEIKTRRVVGPEKPNFLENDNPDYETWVPPEGQSGDGRTSLNERYGY encoded by the exons ATGAAGGAAGCCATGGGTCCTCCTCCACCTAAAAACCCTAACCCATCCATTAGTTCTCTTGCAGATACAGGAACTCAAGACCCTAATTCCTCAAGTAGTTCAAATTCTGGAACAATGAAGATCCCTATGGGTCCCCCCCCTCCTAAAAACCCTAATCCCTCCAAAATTGATGCAGAAATTGACGGAGGAATTCAGGAAAACACTACTAGTACTGCTACAACCACTTCTACTGCTAATACCTCTATTATAGACGAGCGTCAATCAGATGATGAAGGCAAAAATGAAGttacagaatcaaaagaaaacacccttgaaatttcaaaaccaaaacctaCCAAGTCTAGTGACCCTGTTAATGTTACAGTTCCATATTCAATTCCTCCATGGAGTGCCCCACCTCGTCACCCTTTCTTTTTTGAGGTTCTTAAGGATGGGTCAATAATCGACCAGTTTGATGT GTCGACGAAGGGAGCATATATGTTTGGGCGTGTTGATCTATGTGATTTTGTTCTTGATCACCCAACAATTTCTCGGTTTCATGCTG TTCTCCAATTTAAACAAAGTGGAGATGCATACCTGTATGATCTTGCAAGTACACATGGCACTTCTATCAATAAGAATCAG GTGAAGATAAAGACTTACACGGACTTGCATGTTGGTGATGTGGTGCGATTTGGCTT GTCTTCTCGATTGTATATATTTCAAGGACCCTCTGAGCTGATGCCACCG GAACGTGACCTCAATAAGATTAGGAGTGCTAAGATTCGTGAGGAAGCCCAAGATCGTGAAGCTTCACTTCGGCGAGCTAAATTGGAAGCATCTCTAGCCGATGGTATCTCATGGGGTCTCTCAGAAGATGTAATCGAAGAAGCTGAG GAGGTTACAGAAGAGATTACCTGGCAAACCTACAAAGGGCAGCTTACTGAGAGGCAGGAGAAGACACGCgaaaaaattattaaaagaacTGAGAAG ATAGCAAATATGAAGAAAGAGATTGATGCCATTCGATCAAAGGACATATCCCAAGGTGGATTAACACAAGGCCAACAAACTCAGATTGCTCGGAATGAACAACGAATGTCTCAG ATCCTGGAAGAACTTGAAAGCTTGGAGGAGACCCTGAATGAGAGTATTCAAGAAAGTCTAGGTGCACGTGGTGGAAAAAGACTTGGTAAGAACAAAGGAGCTatagaggatgaagatgaagcttCAAG tgatgaggatgaCTTCTATGACCGTACAAAGAAGAAACCCATACAGAAAGCTGGTGAAAGCACGTCAGTTGAAACAGCCGATACTCTTCTCGATAAGAAAGATGCCATCGTAAGTGAAATAGAGAGCAAAGCAAGTTTACTATCGAGTGAGAGAAACAAAGTGATACCAGAAGTTGAGCGAACAGTGGAAAATGGAGATGATGCCCTTGATGCTTACATGACTGGGCTTTCGTCTCAACTAG TGCTTGATACTACCACACAGCTTCAGGCAGAAATATCTTCTCTCCAGACCGAGCTCGATAGAATCCTCTACTTGCTGAAAATCGCAGATCCAACAGGAGAAGCTTCTAAGAGAAGAATATCAAAAACGGAGGTGTCAACATCTAAAGAAGCTGGTGCCACTTCTCCTGTCACAGAGAAACTACcagtagaaaagaagaagagctcCGCTACATTACAGAAGCCCAAAGATGGTCCCATCCTGAAACTGGAAAGTCCTAGCGTCATTGCTACTACGCAAGAACCTAAGCCTCTTAGAAAGGATGAAACTGAGGTTACTGGAGTAAAAGAAAGTAAATTTGCTGTTTACGTGGCCACCAAACCTGTATGGCTCGGAGCAACGGATAACATAAAAAACAAAGATTCCCAGCAAGTGGAAGTTCCACTGGATATCAACGAGCCAGATCAATTTGTTGATTATAAAGATAGGAAGAAGACTCTTGAGAAGGTAACTAATTCTTCTATGAATCCAGTGCTGGAGATTGAAGATGCTGCCCCTGGTTTAATAATAAGGAAACGGAAGCATGCGGAGGAACCTAAACAACACGATGACAAAGATCCTGAAACAACAGCATCCTTGTCAGTGGAAGCTGCATCAACGGCTGCCGATGCTGTGGCATTGTTATTGAAGCATAAAAAAGGGTATTTCGCATCTGAAGATATGGAAGAAAATGAGAGTATCAAAATTATTGCCCATCCCAATAAAGAAATAAAGACCAGAAGAGTTGTTGGCCCGGAGAAACCTAATTTTCTTGAGAATGATAATCCAGACTATGAGACTTGGGTGCCTCCAGAAG GACAATCGGGTGATGGGAGGACTTCATTGAACGAGCGCTATGGTTACTAA